The segment TGGTTGGGTCGGGGGGGGAGGTTACCTGTGGTTGGATGGGGGGGGGTTACCTGTGGTTGTTGGGGCTCGGCGGCGCTGTAGACCCCAGACGTCTGGTAGCTCTGATCTGAgacagtcaaaaataattaattattggAATGTGACTCGGCTCCGTGCAGAGTCATGTGACTGCTACTCACCCTGAGTGATGTAGATGTACTCCTCTGTGTACTCGgctgacagaaacacaaacacacaagttatTGGTTATAATCAGCAGCTGCAGAATGAAACAATTAGCTAATCTTACATTTGTTAGCGTACACTGGCGCTGCGTCAACCCATCGCTCGCGCCGCGCTACGTCGCGTCAACCCATCACTAGCTCTATGTCGACCCACCGATGGCGCTACGTTGCGTCGACCCATcaatttatatatacatacagtgtaacTGATGTTCGATATGTTTGTGCTATGTATATATTATTAGATcgtgctatctatctatctatctatctatctacatccATCTTCACCCTGGTCCTCCACGGTGCTGGCGTCCTCCTGGTCCTCCTCTGAGGAACAGATGGTGCCGTTTCCGGGCGGAGCCGACGGCGCCGAGCCTCTCGGAACACGGTAGGCGGAGCCAGATGGAGGGGGCGGGGCTCCCATGGAGGGGGGCGGGGCTCCGGCTGGGCCCTGAGGGACGAGACAGCAACAGGAAACCAGCATTACACCAACGCCATTTAACCCAGAccagtcttcttcttctgtcaaatactctgtgtgtgtgtgtgtgtgtgtgtgtgtgtgtgtgtgtgtgtgtgtgtgtgtgtgtgtgtgtgtgtgtgaga is part of the Etheostoma cragini isolate CJK2018 unplaced genomic scaffold, CSU_Ecrag_1.0 ScbMSFa_2311, whole genome shotgun sequence genome and harbors:
- the LOC117940371 gene encoding insulin receptor substrate 2-like, yielding RSRRQLAAALSKDQLGFSGETVDESSDLDGNITYYQLDSSSNSFPPLPGPAGAPPPSMGAPPPPSGSAYRVPRGSAPSAPPGNGTICSSEEDQEDASTVEDQAEYTEEYIYITQDQSYQTSGVYSAAEPQQPQVTPPHPTT